The following coding sequences lie in one Alicyclobacillus curvatus genomic window:
- a CDS encoding alpha/beta hydrolase, giving the protein MFDGVMFLKDGRKLGYSESGLRGDYPVVLFHGTPGARFQAFAHLATRESSGLRVVVPERPGYGLSDVQGHRTLFHHVADIQRLAEGLGIRRFSIVGISGGSAYALACAHKLRDAVDRVAIIAGTGPLCEPELLAASGELEQALVMNTEAGAAYAAGMVSAAGNDPDRVVQAIYDGLSAVDRQHIGESMLSVYRDMLAEALRIPDGILDDYKVLATAWGFPLEEIRVPVHFWHSTQDETVSIRHAEYVAAKIPNAKLHRLTDTGHLATPFASAAAVLEYLKAGDLM; this is encoded by the coding sequence GTGTTTGATGGCGTGATGTTTTTGAAAGACGGCCGCAAGCTGGGGTATTCGGAAAGCGGCCTTCGCGGTGATTATCCAGTTGTCTTATTCCACGGCACACCAGGGGCGCGGTTCCAGGCCTTCGCTCACCTCGCGACGCGGGAATCGAGTGGACTGCGCGTGGTGGTTCCAGAGCGCCCTGGATACGGGCTTTCAGACGTACAGGGCCATCGGACACTGTTTCATCACGTCGCAGACATTCAGCGGCTTGCTGAGGGTCTCGGCATCCGGCGATTTTCTATTGTGGGGATTTCCGGCGGCTCGGCCTATGCACTGGCGTGTGCACACAAGTTGCGTGACGCTGTCGATCGCGTTGCCATCATCGCTGGCACAGGGCCACTTTGCGAACCGGAGCTGCTCGCCGCATCTGGAGAACTGGAGCAAGCGCTGGTTATGAACACGGAAGCGGGTGCTGCGTATGCAGCCGGAATGGTGTCGGCCGCCGGAAATGACCCGGACCGAGTCGTCCAGGCGATTTACGATGGCCTGTCCGCGGTTGATAGGCAACACATCGGCGAGAGCATGCTCAGTGTGTACCGGGATATGCTGGCTGAAGCTCTGCGCATTCCGGACGGCATCCTCGATGACTATAAAGTACTCGCGACGGCGTGGGGATTTCCACTCGAGGAAATTCGAGTGCCGGTCCATTTCTGGCACAGTACGCAGGATGAGACCGTAAGCATCCGTCACGCTGAATATGTCGCCGCAAAAATACCGAACGCGAAACTCCACAGACTGACAGACACAGGGCACTTGGCGACACCGTTCGCGAGCGCTGCAGCGGTGTTGGAATATCTGAAAGCAGGTGACTTGATGTGA
- a CDS encoding putative Ig domain-containing protein: MSGTPTRAGAYTFSIQVTDANNLASASRALTLTVKGAPSGSGSGGVGGVGGVGGVGGVGGVGGVGGTGGSTPGGPPTPTPTPLALTNPGTEVTTVGESSALTLQISGGQAPYKWAVLEGALPRGLSLNPSTGVITGKPETVGAQTVTLEVADVTGTTVTETIRYNVLPSFERQVLWNGIGKTVPAIVRDGGTTPTTYMPIWYVMQLLKPMGITSVWDGKNWTLTTSSIVNVENVAAGSGQTDIYVNGTLVQKVNTVPTVDPSTGKPTTYMPIWYVMQLLQRVGLKSTWDGTTWNVTRTSP, translated from the coding sequence ATCTCGGGTACGCCGACACGGGCAGGGGCATACACGTTTAGCATTCAGGTGACGGATGCGAACAACCTGGCGTCGGCCAGTCGTGCGCTCACCTTGACAGTCAAGGGGGCGCCATCGGGATCGGGATCCGGTGGCGTGGGCGGAGTAGGCGGAGTAGGCGGAGTAGGCGGAGTAGGCGGAGTAGGCGGAGTAGGCGGAACCGGAGGTTCGACGCCGGGCGGGCCTCCAACGCCAACGCCGACGCCCTTGGCGCTGACGAATCCGGGGACCGAAGTTACGACGGTGGGCGAATCCTCTGCACTGACATTGCAAATCAGTGGCGGCCAGGCTCCGTACAAGTGGGCTGTCTTAGAGGGGGCACTGCCCCGCGGATTGTCGCTCAACCCAAGTACCGGTGTCATCACCGGGAAACCAGAGACGGTCGGTGCACAGACGGTGACTCTTGAGGTGGCTGACGTGACGGGAACAACGGTCACTGAGACCATCCGCTACAATGTGCTGCCTTCGTTCGAGCGACAGGTGCTGTGGAACGGGATCGGCAAAACTGTACCTGCGATTGTGCGCGACGGCGGCACAACACCGACGACGTATATGCCGATTTGGTACGTGATGCAGTTGCTTAAACCGATGGGCATCACGAGTGTCTGGGACGGGAAGAATTGGACGCTCACCACATCCAGCATCGTCAACGTCGAGAACGTGGCAGCTGGCAGCGGCCAGACAGACATTTACGTGAACGGGACGCTGGTGCAAAAAGTGAACACGGTACCCACTGTGGATCCGTCGACAGGTAAGCCTACGACCTACATGCCCATCTGGTATGTGATGCAGTTGCTGCAGCGCGTGGGACTGAAAAGTACGTGGGACGGAACGACGTGGAATGTGACGCGGACGAGCCCCTGA
- a CDS encoding nucleotidyltransferase substrate binding protein, whose protein sequence is MDGTIQRFEFCIELFWKMLKRALLESGIESGTPREAIQEAYQAKWLNDEQLWIQMLQDRNRTSHVYEEEVAREIFSRVPKYYEIMNQALADIKQKL, encoded by the coding sequence ATTGATGGGACGATTCAGAGGTTTGAATTCTGCATCGAGTTGTTCTGGAAGATGCTCAAGCGTGCATTGTTGGAAAGTGGGATTGAAAGCGGAACTCCACGCGAGGCCATTCAAGAGGCTTACCAGGCTAAATGGCTAAATGATGAGCAACTGTGGATTCAGATGTTACAAGATCGAAATCGTACTAGTCATGTATACGAAGAAGAGGTCGCTCGAGAGATCTTCTCGAGAGTGCCAAAATACTACGAAATCATGAATCAGGCGTTGGCCGATATCAAACAGAAACTTTAG
- a CDS encoding sodium:solute symporter — MTALVTTAIIILLVVVVGFYAGRNKSSRSNIEEWSVGGRNFGGLLIWFLIGADVYTAYTFLGLTGYGYSLGAAAFFAVPYVVLAYPIAYYILPRIWEYASKHRLTTLADYTRERFQSKTLGVLVALTGIIFLIPYIDLQLSGITGVVDVAGKGVFVHPHAVGIAALVVSFILVALYTFFSGLRAPAWTSLIKDALVWIIMVVMVISVPFILFGSWGNMWHTAVTKFPQTLTLHAGAHGSFWFMTSALISALALFMWPHASTGALSSRNADILRKNAVFLPFYNILLFFITFLGIVGYMVLPHLKTVGYANVILLYLIHYTYHNGVLQGLMYATVALASLVPASIMVLAASNLFATNILKDWLVPHMSDSTRTTTARWFVFVMTFLALLFGVLFPNQLISLQLEGVSGMVQIIPAIAFSLFWRKLSSTAVSTGLVAGILMVFLNHFVFKLSGYDGFWGLLVNVVIILLLNGLFKSQAEKNLATNKMLNS, encoded by the coding sequence ATGACAGCACTTGTAACGACCGCAATCATTATCCTACTTGTCGTTGTGGTTGGCTTTTACGCAGGGAGAAACAAATCTTCTCGCAGCAACATTGAAGAATGGAGTGTCGGTGGGCGTAATTTCGGCGGGCTGCTTATCTGGTTCTTGATTGGTGCTGACGTTTACACCGCGTACACGTTCCTCGGACTCACAGGTTACGGATACAGTCTGGGTGCCGCAGCATTCTTTGCGGTTCCATATGTCGTTCTGGCCTATCCAATTGCCTACTATATCTTGCCGCGAATTTGGGAATACGCGTCAAAGCATCGACTGACAACCTTAGCAGATTACACCCGTGAGCGTTTCCAAAGTAAGACGCTTGGCGTGTTGGTTGCTCTGACAGGCATTATCTTCTTGATCCCGTATATCGATCTCCAACTCAGCGGCATCACCGGCGTTGTAGACGTGGCTGGCAAGGGAGTCTTCGTCCATCCACATGCCGTCGGTATCGCGGCTCTTGTCGTTTCCTTTATTCTTGTCGCATTGTACACATTCTTTAGCGGACTTCGTGCACCAGCCTGGACCTCGTTGATTAAGGATGCCTTGGTTTGGATTATCATGGTTGTGATGGTCATTTCCGTCCCATTCATCTTGTTTGGCAGTTGGGGCAATATGTGGCACACTGCAGTGACTAAATTTCCCCAGACCCTAACATTGCACGCTGGAGCACATGGCAGCTTTTGGTTTATGACGTCTGCCTTGATTTCAGCGCTTGCCTTGTTTATGTGGCCGCACGCATCAACAGGAGCACTGAGTTCTCGAAACGCAGATATCCTGCGTAAAAATGCGGTGTTTCTTCCCTTCTATAATATCTTGCTCTTCTTCATCACCTTTCTCGGTATCGTGGGCTACATGGTCTTACCGCACTTGAAGACAGTTGGGTACGCCAACGTCATTTTGCTCTATCTGATTCACTACACCTATCACAACGGTGTACTCCAAGGGTTAATGTACGCAACCGTCGCCTTGGCCAGCTTGGTTCCAGCCTCGATTATGGTACTTGCGGCGAGCAATCTGTTTGCCACAAACATCCTTAAAGACTGGCTGGTTCCCCATATGTCTGACAGCACGCGTACCACCACCGCGCGCTGGTTTGTCTTTGTGATGACCTTCTTGGCGCTCCTGTTCGGTGTGTTGTTTCCGAACCAGCTCATTTCGTTGCAACTTGAAGGTGTGAGCGGAATGGTGCAGATCATCCCTGCCATCGCATTCAGCTTGTTCTGGAGGAAACTGTCCAGCACTGCAGTAAGTACAGGGCTGGTTGCCGGCATCTTGATGGTGTTTCTCAACCACTTCGTGTTCAAGCTCAGTGGATATGATGGATTTTGGGGACTGCTCGTCAACGTAGTCATCATTTTGCTGCTCAATGGCCTCTTTAAATCGCAGGCTGAGAAGAATTTGGCGACAAACAAAATGTTGAACAGTTGA
- a CDS encoding DUF3311 domain-containing protein, translated as MMRVLLLIIMFVGNIIAIPFVNTIHPLIFGMPFFLSWLLIWMIITPLLTWWIYAMDQKRQKLNKSR; from the coding sequence ATGATGCGCGTACTCTTGCTCATCATCATGTTTGTCGGCAATATCATCGCGATTCCATTCGTAAACACCATCCATCCGCTGATCTTTGGAATGCCATTTTTCTTATCCTGGTTGCTCATCTGGATGATTATCACGCCGCTTTTGACATGGTGGATCTATGCCATGGATCAAAAACGGCAAAAACTGAACAAGTCTCGCTAA
- a CDS encoding nucleotidyltransferase domain-containing protein — MFPEVHRVILFGSRARRDHQERSDIDLAVDAPGMDVVTWDKLSTSITDNSKTLLPIDLVWLQQASAGLAKRIQGEGVVVFEREDEAIH, encoded by the coding sequence ATGTTTCCGGAGGTACATCGCGTGATTTTGTTTGGTTCACGCGCTCGTCGAGATCATCAAGAACGGTCCGATATCGACTTGGCTGTAGACGCGCCCGGTATGGATGTAGTGACGTGGGACAAATTATCTACCTCCATAACCGATAATTCAAAGACTTTGCTGCCAATAGATTTAGTTTGGTTACAACAGGCATCTGCTGGGCTTGCCAAACGAATTCAAGGCGAGGGTGTGGTCGTGTTTGAACGAGAAGACGAAGCAATCCATTGA
- a CDS encoding DEAD/DEAH box helicase, which produces MNRFTDASSSSDVGVKAEVEIDVQFLDTGDFFFSGINAEGHQMGGLRLSFLLFTRFAENFYGTMSRFDFFDGKPGVLLSPREALKYFQGAYYNSMVTIDWPDDIEMIRETATFLQRVLETGRFAPDFMEWQKGRMGWKITGEATTELERLGPGSGARNHIAANGVMSDRRFAVAWLNGTVKQLLSEDKAIQTALADVQRTSPLLQMQTAERRGKESPAGAVQDDHLAFADGDEQDWLAEIGWMEHPVPFRVCLELREPVFFSSGHESMEPVSFDAASFDNRWALNIVLQDKQDATRLFYYYPQDHPQDGHQDDVQRRDGPLDQGLLDDAPLGEGPLDEGLLDQGPLDDGLLQDSLIGERPPSPWLIHKTWLENKIAAMIKLVPWLSRQERGPSRGHGVRDDIEHGVRDDTHHDVPDDIEHDVRQWLTTDAAWRFLAEDGLTLAEAGFTLLLPTWWEKVQRAKSRVKIRVAPSAGSEAKPLFGIDQTIDFDWQIAVGDIQLSEADYRKLVAAKTRLVRLQGQWVQVSPQFLAAAKKALQQLERKHGLTFRDVLEMYLLGLPIEHDTGQPAQGDGAGQFDAGETGGAGHTDGEGRVDATGQMGVDEHAGGADEGQDAGHVDAEANVSVPIEIELNTHLTHLIAQLQQMDTDVLPAPSGFVGELRPYQVRGFSWLSFLYRLGLGAVLADDMGLGKTVQYIAYLLQTRGLRGDAEAGAGAGVNVGVDAGAERGAEGPDVGVGANVSGDARAVAERAAGGVNVGVDADAGPASDRDRNTPGPALLICPTSVLGNWQKELARFAPGLQTYVHYGTSRRHGEEFVAACAEAHLVLTTYTLAQIDELDIHSVSWDSVCLDEAQNIKNAHAKQSMAIRKLSARHRVAMTGTPMENRLTELWSIFDFINPGYLGGLTAFTRRFVTPVEKNGDGQLLRQLRRLVQPFMLRRLKTDKAIELDLPEKTESKVFVQLTAEQAALYESVLADLLTRIEAADPMQRRGLILSTLTRLKQVCNHPALAVKEDIVDASGRAASQNKGEQRTRLRAGGRGDLARSAKLERFVEMVQELRAEGDTCLVFTQFVETGKLLVDVLQTELGEDVLFLHGGTSKKQRDEMIASFSGEDGRYGVFVLSLKAGGVGLNLTAANHVFHFDRWWNPAVENQATDRAYRIGQRQHVNVYKFVALGTVEERIDELISRKQAQSEEILGAGEQWITELSTDELHELFALRREWVG; this is translated from the coding sequence GTGAATCGCTTTACTGACGCTTCAAGTAGTTCCGATGTTGGTGTAAAGGCCGAGGTGGAGATAGACGTCCAGTTCTTGGACACGGGGGATTTTTTCTTTTCCGGGATTAACGCAGAAGGGCATCAAATGGGCGGACTCCGGCTTAGCTTTCTCTTATTTACCCGTTTTGCAGAGAATTTCTATGGGACGATGAGCCGCTTCGACTTTTTTGACGGCAAGCCGGGTGTGCTTTTATCTCCAAGGGAGGCCCTGAAGTACTTCCAAGGGGCCTATTACAACTCGATGGTGACGATTGACTGGCCGGACGACATCGAGATGATCCGGGAGACGGCAACTTTTCTTCAGAGGGTGCTCGAGACGGGCCGTTTTGCCCCTGATTTTATGGAGTGGCAAAAGGGTAGGATGGGATGGAAAATCACGGGCGAGGCGACGACTGAGTTAGAGCGTCTGGGGCCGGGCAGTGGCGCTCGAAACCACATCGCGGCAAACGGTGTCATGTCGGACAGAAGATTTGCCGTGGCGTGGCTGAACGGGACAGTTAAGCAATTGCTCTCGGAGGATAAGGCGATTCAGACTGCGCTTGCCGATGTGCAGCGTACGAGCCCCTTGCTGCAGATGCAAACCGCCGAGCGACGGGGCAAGGAGAGTCCAGCCGGTGCGGTGCAAGACGATCATCTTGCCTTTGCAGATGGCGACGAACAGGACTGGTTGGCGGAGATTGGCTGGATGGAACACCCGGTTCCATTTCGAGTTTGTCTGGAGCTGAGGGAGCCCGTCTTTTTCTCATCGGGCCATGAGTCGATGGAACCGGTCTCATTTGACGCTGCCTCCTTCGACAATCGATGGGCGCTCAATATCGTCCTGCAGGACAAGCAAGATGCCACTCGTCTCTTCTATTATTATCCCCAGGATCATCCCCAGGATGGTCACCAGGATGACGTGCAGAGGCGTGACGGCCCGCTTGACCAAGGCCTGCTGGACGACGCCCCGCTTGGCGAAGGCCCGCTTGACGAAGGCTTGCTTGACCAGGGCCCGCTCGACGATGGCTTGCTTCAGGATAGCCTGATTGGCGAGCGTCCACCGTCGCCGTGGTTGATACACAAGACCTGGCTGGAAAACAAGATTGCGGCGATGATTAAGCTGGTCCCATGGTTAAGTCGGCAGGAGAGAGGTCCGTCGCGTGGACACGGTGTTAGAGACGATATTGAGCATGGCGTTAGGGACGATACTCATCACGACGTTCCGGACGATATTGAGCATGATGTTCGGCAATGGTTGACGACGGACGCGGCTTGGCGGTTCCTCGCCGAGGATGGATTGACTCTCGCAGAGGCCGGGTTCACGCTCCTCCTTCCGACCTGGTGGGAGAAAGTGCAGCGTGCAAAGTCTCGCGTCAAAATCCGGGTCGCGCCTTCGGCTGGGTCGGAGGCGAAGCCGCTGTTTGGGATTGACCAGACGATTGATTTCGACTGGCAGATTGCCGTTGGTGACATTCAGTTGTCGGAGGCCGATTACCGAAAGCTGGTTGCAGCAAAGACACGCCTGGTGCGGTTGCAAGGGCAGTGGGTGCAGGTGAGCCCGCAGTTTCTGGCTGCTGCCAAAAAAGCGCTACAGCAACTAGAGCGAAAGCACGGATTGACGTTTCGCGACGTCCTTGAGATGTATTTGCTTGGGTTGCCAATCGAGCACGATACGGGGCAACCGGCGCAAGGCGATGGCGCCGGGCAATTCGACGCCGGCGAGACCGGTGGCGCGGGGCACACAGACGGCGAAGGGCGAGTTGACGCCACTGGTCAGATGGGTGTGGACGAGCATGCCGGCGGCGCGGATGAGGGCCAGGACGCTGGGCACGTTGACGCCGAGGCTAACGTTTCTGTTCCGATTGAAATTGAATTGAACACCCACTTGACTCATCTGATTGCCCAGCTACAGCAGATGGACACCGACGTGTTGCCCGCACCGTCCGGCTTCGTGGGCGAACTTCGACCTTATCAAGTGCGTGGGTTTTCTTGGCTGTCCTTTTTGTATCGGCTAGGTCTCGGGGCTGTTCTGGCAGACGACATGGGGCTAGGCAAGACCGTGCAGTACATCGCCTATCTGCTCCAGACGCGGGGTCTGCGCGGGGACGCTGAGGCAGGGGCAGGGGCGGGAGTCAACGTAGGCGTAGATGCGGGTGCGGAGCGGGGGGCGGAAGGACCCGACGTGGGCGTAGGGGCCAACGTGAGTGGGGACGCGCGTGCGGTCGCGGAGCGGGCTGCGGGAGGAGTCAACGTAGGCGTGGATGCGGATGCGGGACCGGCATCGGATCGCGACAGAAACACCCCTGGCCCCGCCCTCCTGATCTGCCCGACGTCGGTCCTTGGCAACTGGCAAAAGGAGCTTGCCCGATTTGCACCGGGGCTACAGACGTACGTCCACTACGGCACGTCGCGCCGGCACGGTGAGGAATTTGTCGCGGCTTGTGCCGAGGCCCATCTCGTGTTGACGACCTACACACTCGCCCAGATTGATGAGCTCGATATCCACTCCGTCAGTTGGGATTCGGTGTGTCTCGACGAGGCGCAAAACATCAAGAATGCACACGCGAAGCAGTCGATGGCCATCCGCAAGCTGTCTGCGCGCCACCGCGTCGCGATGACTGGCACGCCGATGGAGAATCGGCTGACGGAGCTGTGGTCCATCTTCGACTTCATCAACCCGGGTTATCTGGGCGGGCTGACTGCATTCACGCGCCGCTTCGTGACGCCTGTTGAGAAGAACGGGGATGGCCAACTGTTGCGGCAGTTGCGCCGCCTTGTGCAGCCGTTCATGTTGCGTCGTTTGAAGACGGATAAGGCGATTGAGCTCGATCTGCCCGAAAAGACCGAAAGCAAGGTCTTCGTCCAGTTGACAGCCGAACAGGCCGCACTCTATGAGAGCGTTTTGGCGGATTTGTTGACCCGGATTGAGGCGGCCGATCCGATGCAGCGACGCGGCCTCATCCTCTCCACTCTGACGAGACTCAAACAGGTCTGTAACCACCCTGCACTGGCGGTCAAAGAGGACATCGTTGACGCTTCCGGGCGAGCCGCATCGCAAAACAAGGGTGAACAGAGGACGCGGTTGAGGGCCGGGGGGCGGGGGGACCTAGCGAGATCGGCGAAGCTTGAACGGTTTGTGGAAATGGTGCAGGAACTGCGCGCGGAAGGCGACACGTGCCTCGTCTTCACGCAGTTTGTGGAGACGGGTAAGCTGCTTGTCGATGTCTTGCAGACGGAACTTGGCGAGGATGTTTTGTTCCTGCACGGCGGAACGAGTAAGAAGCAGCGAGACGAGATGATTGCGTCGTTCAGCGGCGAGGATGGGCGGTATGGCGTGTTTGTGCTGTCGCTGAAAGCCGGGGGCGTGGGGCTCAACCTGACGGCTGCGAATCATGTCTTCCACTTTGATAGGTGGTGGAACCCGGCTGTCGAAAACCAGGCGACTGACAGGGCGTATCGCATTGGCCAGCGCCAGCATGTCAACGTGTACAAGTTTGTGGCGCTGGGGACGGTGGAAGAGCGGATCGACGAGTTGATATCGCGCAAGCAGGCCCAGAGCGAAGAAATCCTGGGCGCAGGCGAGCAGTGGATCACGGAGTTGTCCACAGACGAACTCCATGAGCTGTTCGCTTTGCGCCGCGAGTGGGTTGGCTGA
- a CDS encoding putative Ig domain-containing protein, translating into MVGKRIAFRAAIGTVAIRAIAIRTIAIRTIAIRMIAVGTVAMGTLAMATVVPVPWMGVPQALAGTSQYAAGDGSPSHPYQIATLQELENMDSNLSNGVDPSTTCYELTADIDMTNAQWQPIPGFAGTFNGNGFALQNVSLFTGNHNTALFKSTTSSAMIENLILQNVSVTGNDYQTTAALVSNNAGTIDAVGVAGGTVSGGGYTANGGLVANNTGTIENSYSNAAMIGQSVSTNGGLVGSNTGTIKDSYNAGSVTSGGGLVGNNSGSVADSYFNVDVAASSGAGSALHASQMTQQSSFQNWDFSLIWGLSPTVNLGYPYLRIPAPVNLTVQGQTSSAVNIAWSAVPAASTYQVSLNGNILSANGSSPTYALSNLAPGQSYTVAITGVAADGRIGTPALLTVSIPVAPGSVTHTNVGPNGWTENWAPVSGATSYDVYLNQAKVGTVTNAVYHFTGEQLGTTYQVTVAAVNSLGLASALSTADTVTTAYSSSSIPTGLSHTNVTTSSWHETWNAVSDPQAGTVTYAVYLNGKSVATASTPSYDFTGEQPGTTYQVTVAAVNRLGQVGTQSNADTVTTMQPYHPYHPLSVATVSAWGGQYGVAYHALELQAVYGAGTYTWSLVSGQLPQGLQLAADGVISGTPTAPDGTYTFTVQVTAANGMARRTLSIAITGAPSLAVTRTALAADTVGRAYSAQLQGTGVEPLHWSVISGQLPKGLSLGAGGLLAGSPTEAGQFAFTVQVTDASGSHVTQAFVMDVVKPKAGERVILYGDSAWVVPAFVSHNTTYMPIWYVMQALHGFGIRSSWDGADWRLTTTTAGQAGAAGVGQPGASIPSSASSATGSAQPVGRGDIAIYLDGRLVMRVNGEAAADPSTHKATTYMPIWYVMQILKSMGLTSTWDGTTWTVSK; encoded by the coding sequence ATGGTGGGCAAGAGGATAGCATTTCGAGCTGCAATCGGCACTGTTGCAATCCGTGCTATTGCAATCCGTACTATTGCAATCCGTACTATTGCAATCCGTATGATTGCAGTCGGTACCGTGGCAATGGGCACGTTAGCGATGGCGACAGTGGTTCCGGTTCCGTGGATGGGCGTCCCACAGGCTCTGGCAGGAACAAGTCAGTATGCAGCCGGGGATGGGAGTCCGAGTCATCCCTATCAAATCGCGACGCTTCAAGAGCTGGAAAATATGGATTCGAACCTTTCTAATGGGGTGGACCCAAGTACGACTTGCTATGAGCTGACGGCAGACATCGACATGACAAACGCGCAATGGCAACCGATTCCGGGGTTCGCAGGAACCTTCAATGGCAATGGCTTTGCCCTGCAAAACGTGTCGCTGTTTACCGGGAATCACAACACTGCATTGTTTAAAAGTACGACGTCGTCGGCGATGATTGAAAACCTCATCCTTCAGAACGTCTCGGTGACGGGGAACGATTATCAAACGACGGCCGCCTTGGTCTCGAATAATGCAGGAACGATTGATGCGGTGGGTGTCGCAGGGGGGACGGTGAGCGGCGGCGGATACACCGCCAACGGAGGTCTGGTTGCAAACAACACCGGTACCATCGAAAACTCCTACTCGAACGCAGCCATGATTGGACAATCTGTTTCCACCAACGGTGGCTTGGTCGGAAGCAACACCGGCACCATCAAAGACTCGTACAACGCAGGCAGTGTCACGTCTGGAGGCGGGCTTGTTGGGAACAACTCGGGCAGCGTAGCCGATTCCTATTTCAACGTGGATGTGGCTGCGTCGTCTGGGGCGGGATCGGCCTTGCATGCCAGTCAGATGACTCAGCAATCTTCCTTTCAAAACTGGGATTTCAGTCTCATCTGGGGGCTGTCTCCAACTGTGAATCTTGGCTACCCGTACCTGCGCATTCCAGCGCCGGTGAATCTCACGGTTCAGGGACAGACGAGTTCTGCTGTCAACATCGCTTGGAGCGCAGTCCCAGCAGCGTCTACATATCAAGTCTCGTTAAACGGAAACATCCTGAGTGCCAACGGGAGTAGTCCCACGTACGCACTGTCAAACCTGGCCCCTGGCCAGAGTTATACCGTAGCGATTACCGGCGTTGCTGCGGACGGTCGGATCGGGACACCGGCCCTCCTGACGGTAAGCATCCCTGTAGCTCCGGGAAGTGTGACGCATACGAATGTCGGACCAAACGGATGGACGGAGAACTGGGCGCCTGTCTCCGGAGCAACCTCTTATGACGTCTACCTAAACCAGGCAAAAGTGGGCACGGTGACAAACGCCGTGTATCACTTTACCGGCGAGCAGCTAGGGACAACCTATCAGGTGACGGTGGCGGCCGTGAACTCCTTAGGCCTGGCCAGTGCGCTGTCGACCGCAGACACAGTGACGACGGCATACTCAAGCTCAAGCATCCCAACTGGGCTTAGCCATACAAACGTAACGACCAGCTCTTGGCACGAGACCTGGAATGCGGTGTCAGACCCACAAGCTGGGACAGTGACGTATGCCGTTTACCTGAACGGGAAGAGTGTGGCGACAGCGAGTACGCCGTCGTATGACTTTACCGGCGAGCAGCCCGGGACGACTTACCAGGTGACGGTGGCGGCAGTGAACAGATTAGGCCAGGTAGGCACACAATCCAACGCAGACACGGTAACGACGATGCAACCCTACCACCCGTATCATCCATTGTCTGTGGCGACGGTTTCGGCGTGGGGCGGCCAATACGGAGTCGCGTACCATGCGCTGGAACTTCAAGCCGTCTACGGAGCCGGAACCTATACATGGTCCCTCGTCAGCGGGCAACTACCGCAGGGGCTCCAGTTGGCGGCGGACGGTGTGATTTCCGGCACGCCAACCGCTCCAGACGGGACATACACGTTCACAGTACAAGTGACGGCGGCAAACGGCATGGCAAGGCGCACCTTGTCGATTGCCATCACGGGGGCGCCAAGCCTGGCTGTCACACGGACCGCTTTAGCTGCCGACACTGTTGGCCGAGCGTACTCCGCGCAACTGCAGGGGACGGGCGTGGAACCGCTCCACTGGTCCGTCATATCCGGGCAGTTGCCAAAGGGGCTGAGCTTAGGTGCGGGGGGTCTCTTAGCGGGATCGCCAACGGAAGCCGGACAGTTCGCCTTCACGGTCCAGGTCACGGACGCCTCAGGGAGTCACGTGACGCAGGCCTTCGTGATGGACGTCGTGAAGCCAAAAGCGGGTGAGCGCGTGATTCTGTATGGCGATAGCGCTTGGGTGGTGCCCGCCTTCGTAAGCCACAACACGACATACATGCCCATTTGGTACGTGATGCAGGCGCTTCACGGATTTGGGATAAGGAGCAGCTGGGACGGAGCGGACTGGCGGTTGACGACCACGACCGCGGGGCAGGCGGGTGCGGCGGGCGTGGGGCAGCCGGGTGCGTCGATCCCATCGAGCGCGTCGAGCGCGACTGGGTCGGCTCAGCCAGTTGGCCGCGGCGACATCGCCATCTACCTAGACGGAAGACTGGTGATGCGGGTGAATGGGGAAGCGGCGGCGGATCCATCGACCCATAAGGCCACCACATATATGCCCATCTGGTACGTGATGCAGATTCTCAAGAGCATGGGGCTGACGAGCACCTGGGATGGGACAACCTGGACTGTTTCGAAATAG